The Pogona vitticeps strain Pit_001003342236 chromosome 3, PviZW2.1, whole genome shotgun sequence genome includes a window with the following:
- the SLC67A2 gene encoding major facilitator superfamily domain-containing protein 9 isoform X3 — translation MIVPLLSLHVKSLGASPTVAGVVGSLYGILQLFSSTLVGSWSDIVGRSYCLLVCILFSALGYFVLSMSTNIFLFAIARIIVGIFKHTHSVSKVVISDLVPENERLLVIGHFNAASSTGFILGPIVGGYLTELEGGFFLTAFICASLFILNAGLFWMLLWCEKKIYGSEWTATNKVRDVLSAEEEENLELISLPHDAMEGSPPAASSWTQVLSVLKRLSSIARSDLWDVFLVRLLMSIAVMLYHSNFVLALEERFGIKPKFTGYLISYSSTLGVAAGFLLGPITRLYQHQTYAILLRSSVVTCVFMMLHSSSASVWIVILSSTALAFSTTVGRTCITDLELALGGNEASGMLIGVGQSVSAVGRIISPLLSGIAQEFSPCGPPVLGSLLGFIAVVIMVLNKSEYSGLRSRKLKRT, via the exons ATGATTGTACCCTTATTAAGCCTCCACGTCAAGTCTTTAGGAGCGAGCCCAACAGTTGCAGGAGTGGTAG gGTCTTTATATGGAATTCTACAACTATTTTCCAGTACATTAGTG GGATCTTGGAGTGATATAGTAGGAAGATCATATTGCTTACTTGTCTGTATTCTCTTCAGCGCGTTGGGTTACTTTGTGCTTAGTATGTCCaccaatatatttttatttgccatAGCTCGGATTATTGTAG GTATTTTTAAACATACTCATTCTGTTTCGAAGGTTGTAATCTCTGATTTGGTTCCTGAGAATGAACGCCTCCTGGTAATAGGACATTTCAACGCAGCTTCCAGTACCGGTTTCATTTTAGGACCTATTGTTGGGGGCTACCTTACTGAGTTAGAAGGTGGCTTTTTCCTGACAGCCTTCATCTGTGCATCCCTCTTCATCTTGAACGCTG GTCTTTTTTGGATGCTGCTGTggtgtgaaaaaaaaatttacGGCAGTGAATGGACCGCCACTAACAAAGTGAGAGATGTTCTctcagcagaggaggaagaaaacttGGAGCTTATTTCTTTACCTCACGATGCTATGGAAGGCAGTCCTCCCGCTGCGTCCTCTTGGACTCAGGTTCTATCTGTGCTGAAGAGGCTCAGCAGCATCGCAAGGTCTGATCTGTGGGATGTTTTTCTGGTACGGCTTTTGATGTCCATTGCAGTCATGCTGTACCATAGCAATTTTGTCTTGGCACTTGAAGAGAGATTTGGGATTAAGCCTAAATTCACAGGCTATCTCATAAGCTACAGCAGCACCCTCGGAGTAGCTGCTGGCTTTCTGCTTGGACCAATCACAAGACTGTACCAGCACCAGACCTATGCCATCTTACTACGGTCAAGCGTTGTCACTTGTGTGTTTATGATGTTACATTCTTCATCAGCAAGTGTATGGATTGTGATCTTGTCTTCCACAGCTTTAGCATTTTCAACTACCGTTGGACGTACTTGCATTACTGACCTTGAACTAGCCCTGGGCGGGAATGAGGCCAGTGGCATGCTCATAGGTGTCGGTCAGTCGGTCTCAGCTGTGGGCCGCATAATTTCACCTCTTCTCTCAGGAATTGCCCAGGAGTTCAGCCCCTGTGGGCCCCCCGTTCTGGGAAGCCTTCTGGGATTTATCGCTGTGGTCATAATGGTCTTGAATAAATCAGAGTATTCTGGCCTTAGGAGCAGAAAGTTGAAGAGAACCTAG
- the SLC67A2 gene encoding major facilitator superfamily domain-containing protein 9 isoform X1, with amino-acid sequence MENGSPSRDPQPPLRPPPPPLLPGGMERPEAAAAATSSLSARGVARPRRLILCLYAVGFLDFFGVSMIVPLLSLHVKSLGASPTVAGVVGSLYGILQLFSSTLVGSWSDIVGRSYCLLVCILFSALGYFVLSMSTNIFLFAIARIIVGIFKHTHSVSKVVISDLVPENERLLVIGHFNAASSTGFILGPIVGGYLTELEGGFFLTAFICASLFILNAGLFWMLLWCEKKIYGSEWTATNKVRDVLSAEEEENLELISLPHDAMEGSPPAASSWTQVLSVLKRLSSIARSDLWDVFLVRLLMSIAVMLYHSNFVLALEERFGIKPKFTGYLISYSSTLGVAAGFLLGPITRLYQHQTYAILLRSSVVTCVFMMLHSSSASVWIVILSSTALAFSTTVGRTCITDLELALGGNEASGMLIGVGQSVSAVGRIISPLLSGIAQEFSPCGPPVLGSLLGFIAVVIMVLNKSEYSGLRSRKLKRT; translated from the exons ATGGAGAATGGGAGTCCTAGCAGGGACCCGCAGCCCCCgcttcgtcctcctcctcctcctcttcttcccggAGGAATGGAAAGGCctgaagcggcggcggcggcgacatcGTCGTTGTCAGCCCGGGGGGTTGCTCGGCCCCGCCGGCTCATCCTGTGTCTGTATGCGGTGGGCTTCCTG GATTTCTTTGGTGTCAGCATGATTGTACCCTTATTAAGCCTCCACGTCAAGTCTTTAGGAGCGAGCCCAACAGTTGCAGGAGTGGTAG gGTCTTTATATGGAATTCTACAACTATTTTCCAGTACATTAGTG GGATCTTGGAGTGATATAGTAGGAAGATCATATTGCTTACTTGTCTGTATTCTCTTCAGCGCGTTGGGTTACTTTGTGCTTAGTATGTCCaccaatatatttttatttgccatAGCTCGGATTATTGTAG GTATTTTTAAACATACTCATTCTGTTTCGAAGGTTGTAATCTCTGATTTGGTTCCTGAGAATGAACGCCTCCTGGTAATAGGACATTTCAACGCAGCTTCCAGTACCGGTTTCATTTTAGGACCTATTGTTGGGGGCTACCTTACTGAGTTAGAAGGTGGCTTTTTCCTGACAGCCTTCATCTGTGCATCCCTCTTCATCTTGAACGCTG GTCTTTTTTGGATGCTGCTGTggtgtgaaaaaaaaatttacGGCAGTGAATGGACCGCCACTAACAAAGTGAGAGATGTTCTctcagcagaggaggaagaaaacttGGAGCTTATTTCTTTACCTCACGATGCTATGGAAGGCAGTCCTCCCGCTGCGTCCTCTTGGACTCAGGTTCTATCTGTGCTGAAGAGGCTCAGCAGCATCGCAAGGTCTGATCTGTGGGATGTTTTTCTGGTACGGCTTTTGATGTCCATTGCAGTCATGCTGTACCATAGCAATTTTGTCTTGGCACTTGAAGAGAGATTTGGGATTAAGCCTAAATTCACAGGCTATCTCATAAGCTACAGCAGCACCCTCGGAGTAGCTGCTGGCTTTCTGCTTGGACCAATCACAAGACTGTACCAGCACCAGACCTATGCCATCTTACTACGGTCAAGCGTTGTCACTTGTGTGTTTATGATGTTACATTCTTCATCAGCAAGTGTATGGATTGTGATCTTGTCTTCCACAGCTTTAGCATTTTCAACTACCGTTGGACGTACTTGCATTACTGACCTTGAACTAGCCCTGGGCGGGAATGAGGCCAGTGGCATGCTCATAGGTGTCGGTCAGTCGGTCTCAGCTGTGGGCCGCATAATTTCACCTCTTCTCTCAGGAATTGCCCAGGAGTTCAGCCCCTGTGGGCCCCCCGTTCTGGGAAGCCTTCTGGGATTTATCGCTGTGGTCATAATGGTCTTGAATAAATCAGAGTATTCTGGCCTTAGGAGCAGAAAGTTGAAGAGAACCTAG
- the SLC67A2 gene encoding major facilitator superfamily domain-containing protein 9 isoform X2, with amino-acid sequence MQLFETAGSGGGKVISQYHEMTKGSMESECQVITFPGSLLLDFFGVSMIVPLLSLHVKSLGASPTVAGVVGSLYGILQLFSSTLVGSWSDIVGRSYCLLVCILFSALGYFVLSMSTNIFLFAIARIIVGIFKHTHSVSKVVISDLVPENERLLVIGHFNAASSTGFILGPIVGGYLTELEGGFFLTAFICASLFILNAGLFWMLLWCEKKIYGSEWTATNKVRDVLSAEEEENLELISLPHDAMEGSPPAASSWTQVLSVLKRLSSIARSDLWDVFLVRLLMSIAVMLYHSNFVLALEERFGIKPKFTGYLISYSSTLGVAAGFLLGPITRLYQHQTYAILLRSSVVTCVFMMLHSSSASVWIVILSSTALAFSTTVGRTCITDLELALGGNEASGMLIGVGQSVSAVGRIISPLLSGIAQEFSPCGPPVLGSLLGFIAVVIMVLNKSEYSGLRSRKLKRT; translated from the exons ATGCAGCTGTTTGAAACTGCTGGATCAGGTGGAGGCAAAGTGATTTCACAGTACCACGAAATGACTAAAGGCAGCATGGAATCTGAGTGTCAAGTCATCACCTTTCCTGGCAGTTTACTCTTg GATTTCTTTGGTGTCAGCATGATTGTACCCTTATTAAGCCTCCACGTCAAGTCTTTAGGAGCGAGCCCAACAGTTGCAGGAGTGGTAG gGTCTTTATATGGAATTCTACAACTATTTTCCAGTACATTAGTG GGATCTTGGAGTGATATAGTAGGAAGATCATATTGCTTACTTGTCTGTATTCTCTTCAGCGCGTTGGGTTACTTTGTGCTTAGTATGTCCaccaatatatttttatttgccatAGCTCGGATTATTGTAG GTATTTTTAAACATACTCATTCTGTTTCGAAGGTTGTAATCTCTGATTTGGTTCCTGAGAATGAACGCCTCCTGGTAATAGGACATTTCAACGCAGCTTCCAGTACCGGTTTCATTTTAGGACCTATTGTTGGGGGCTACCTTACTGAGTTAGAAGGTGGCTTTTTCCTGACAGCCTTCATCTGTGCATCCCTCTTCATCTTGAACGCTG GTCTTTTTTGGATGCTGCTGTggtgtgaaaaaaaaatttacGGCAGTGAATGGACCGCCACTAACAAAGTGAGAGATGTTCTctcagcagaggaggaagaaaacttGGAGCTTATTTCTTTACCTCACGATGCTATGGAAGGCAGTCCTCCCGCTGCGTCCTCTTGGACTCAGGTTCTATCTGTGCTGAAGAGGCTCAGCAGCATCGCAAGGTCTGATCTGTGGGATGTTTTTCTGGTACGGCTTTTGATGTCCATTGCAGTCATGCTGTACCATAGCAATTTTGTCTTGGCACTTGAAGAGAGATTTGGGATTAAGCCTAAATTCACAGGCTATCTCATAAGCTACAGCAGCACCCTCGGAGTAGCTGCTGGCTTTCTGCTTGGACCAATCACAAGACTGTACCAGCACCAGACCTATGCCATCTTACTACGGTCAAGCGTTGTCACTTGTGTGTTTATGATGTTACATTCTTCATCAGCAAGTGTATGGATTGTGATCTTGTCTTCCACAGCTTTAGCATTTTCAACTACCGTTGGACGTACTTGCATTACTGACCTTGAACTAGCCCTGGGCGGGAATGAGGCCAGTGGCATGCTCATAGGTGTCGGTCAGTCGGTCTCAGCTGTGGGCCGCATAATTTCACCTCTTCTCTCAGGAATTGCCCAGGAGTTCAGCCCCTGTGGGCCCCCCGTTCTGGGAAGCCTTCTGGGATTTATCGCTGTGGTCATAATGGTCTTGAATAAATCAGAGTATTCTGGCCTTAGGAGCAGAAAGTTGAAGAGAACCTAG